A single Eubalaena glacialis isolate mEubGla1 chromosome 18, mEubGla1.1.hap2.+ XY, whole genome shotgun sequence DNA region contains:
- the C5AR1 gene encoding C5a anaphylatoxin chemotactic receptor 1, with protein sequence MDSMTNSTPDYYDYSNWTDNPNILVDDYSQTHRLHTPDVIALVIFAVVFLVGVPGNALVVCVTGSEVRRTINAIWFLNLAVADLLSCLALPILFASIVQQNHWPFGDAACGILPSLILLNMFASILLLATISADRFLLVFNPIWCQNYRGACLAWVACGVAWALALLLTIPSFVFRKVHVEHFPPKVMCVLDYGKDGSYTERAVAIIRLVVGFLGPLATLTVCYTILLIRAWSRSATRSTKTLKVVVAVVTSFFVFWLPYQVTGMLLVFFHKTNFKSVSSLDALCVSIAYINCCINPIIYVVAAQGFRARFLKSLPSRIRDVLVEESVGRESKSNTFSTVDTPTLKSQAV encoded by the exons ATG GACTCCATGACTAATAGCACCCCTGATTACTACGATTATAGCAACTGGACCGATAACCCCAACATACTGGTGGATGACTATTCCCAAACCCACAGGCTGCATACTCCAGATGTGATCGCCCTGGTTATCTTTGCAGTCGTCTTCCTGGTGGGAGTGCCAGGCAACGCCCTGGTGGTCTGTGTGACGGGGTCCGAGGTCAGGCGAACCATCAATGCCATCTGGTTTCTCAACCTGGCGGTGGCTGACCTCCTCTCCTGCCTGGCGCTGCCCATCTTGTTTGCATCCATTGTCCAGCAAAACCACTGGCCCTTCGGTGACGCTGCTTGTGGAATCCTGCCCTCTCTCATCCTGCTCAACATGTTCGCCAGCATCTTGCTCCTGGCCACCATCAGCGCCGACCGCTTCCTGCTGGTGTTTAATCCCATCTGGTGCCAGAACTATCGAGGGGCCTGCTTGGCCTGGGTGGCCTGCGGTGTGGCCTGGGCCTTGGCTTTGCTGCTGACCATACCTTCCTTTGTGTTTCGTAAGGTCCATGTGGAGCACTTCCCACCCAAGGTGATGTGTGTGCTTGACTATGGTAAGGACGGTTCATATACAGAGAGGGCCGTGGCCATCATCCGGCTGGTCGTGGGCTTCCTGGGGCCGCTGGCCACACTTACAGTCTGTTACACCATCCTTCTGATCCGGGCGTGGAGCCGCAGTGCCACCCGCTCCACCAAGACTCTCaaggtggtggtggcagtggtgaccAGCTTCTTTGTCTTCTGGCTGCCCTACCAGGTGACAGGGATGTTGCTGGTTTTTTTCCACAAGACAAACTTCAAATCCGTGTCCAGTTTGGATGCCCTGTGTGTCTCCATAGCTTATATCAACTGCTGTATTAACCCCATCATCTACGTGGTCGCTGCCCAGGGCTTTCGTGCCCGGTTCCTCAAGTCCCTCCCCTCCAGGATCCGGGATGTGTTGGTCGAAGAGTCCGTGGGCAGGGAGAGCAAGTCCAACACGTTCTCCACGGTGGACACCCCGACCCTGAAGAGCCAGGCGGTGTAA